The Oxyura jamaicensis isolate SHBP4307 breed ruddy duck chromosome 15, BPBGC_Ojam_1.0, whole genome shotgun sequence nucleotide sequence AAGTTGTATGTTGTAATAGCATCATTGGagaaatccaaaaaaaaagatacactCAACACAATTTCTTAATAAGCTTCTGCAAATACTAAGATGAGGTAAAAGTCATTGGAACAAAGATGGGAGAGAGTCAAAAACATCTGTACATCTGTACAAGGAACATCatgccaataaataaatacgcACTAAAAAGGCTAGCCACTGCTGGTCATCAAAACAAGTTTTATCGGTAAATACCACACTCTGCTTTTTAGCCAGCattcatgaaatgaaaaagtatcttcattcttcttctgctttctgtacGTTACGTAACaatagagaaaaggaagagattgTGAGATCAGGGTGCTCAAGCTTTTAACCACAATGGTGCAAGTGTGACTCAGCCTGATACTTCCTTGCAGTGTAATGCTTACCTTACTCAGAACATGTGTAGATGAAACTATGTTTCATAATACCTGTCTAGTTTTTAGAAGTTCTCCTGGATTCCCAAGGTACAGAAGAATTCTCAAATCAGGACACCAGCATTTCAGTCCAGTCTCCCACTTTGGTACATTAAAGTTTTGTGAAATAACAAGAATAGGACCCCAGTTACCTACAGAGATAACAAGTGCAACATAACTGGAAGTGACTACATATCACTTCACAGCTTACAAGAAAAGGCAACTGTGTACATACAAACACCATGCACTAAAACTCAATGGCAGGAGTTGTCTCTCCTTTTGTATACAAAGTATTTCAGATGCATTCATTAAATTACAcatattaaaagcaatttttttccttactgaaaatatattcactaatgaacttttaaaatagatattaaaaGGTCTATATTTCATACCTTCATTACATGCCAGGTGGGCAAAAAAAGCTACAACTTGCACTCTTTTACCAAGTCCAGCTTCATCAGCCAGAATGCCGTTGAGATTCATCTTACGGAGCTTTGCCAACCACTCTAGTCCAGTCTTCTGGTACTCTCTAAGAGTCCCATGTAATAAAGACAGAGTGTTGCTTTTTACTGCTGTTGTGATTTGAGCACTGCCTTTGGGTAACAACGCTTCTGCAACAGCAGCCATGTCTGCTAAATCTCCCATATATTTCTTTGCAGTGGGCATGAGTAGGTCTGTAAGCACCACATCTTCCTGAAGGCTCTCTTTCTCAATCATAGAGTCTCTTATTTCTGCACAAAGTAATAAAGTTAATGGTGCGGAAAAGGTTTGATGCCATTTACAGCTAAGCCAGAGTCTAAAGAACGTAAGAAATCTACACTATAAGAATAAcataaaaaacagtttatgaCAAATGATTACATAAACAAGTGCAACCTGCAGTGGGACACAGGTGCACATATGACAGTTTTAGTGAATTCAGTCTCACTCACAGCCCCAAGGGACCAAGATTGATACAAACAAGAACTcagcaacaaaaagcttttacagTGCATTCACCAAAGCTTTAGTAACACACAGGAAGTCAGAGAACTAGAGAAAGGAGCTATGTATAACTcaagaacaaaatattattttcttaatatttattttggtaagcTTATTTTGTTACTACTGGCATGTCCCACAAtattatgataaaaaaaaaaaaaaaaaaaaaaaaaaaaaaaaggctgatgtCCTTATTACCTTTTTTTGAGGTGTTCTGGGAGTTGaatactttccttttcctctcttctagCTCTACTTGTAATTTTAAATCTATCACCTAAAGTAGAGAGAGTGCAGGGAAAAATAGCAGAAGGAAGTGACAAATATGAATGCACTTAGCTTTAAATACAGCTGTGAATTGCTTAACATTTCTTTAATGGTCAGACGGACATTCAGACATGGCCACAATGCAGAGCACTCCAAGAATAGCGTATAAAAAACTGACCATTAATAGCCGTTATCCACATAACACTTCAGAGCCACTCAAAAATAACTTGCATCAGAACTTTTATGTTCACAGTGAGCCAACTGCACCAATGAGATTTAGTAAAACACTCTCCTCATGACATATAAGGCCTCATATTACTCATGCATTCGTAACATGAAGCTATCTTTACCAAGGTATAATATTCACCAAGAAGACTGAACAAAGTTCAGTTGTAAAACTCTTGTTGTTACGATCCACTGGGATTTTATTCGGAACTTCTctgggggggtggaggggaggtaTTTACCTGCTTAATGGTGGACCAGAAACATTCAATTTCTCTAGCAGTAAAAGCAGCAATAGCCTTCAGTcgcttctcttctctctttttgcaTGTTTCCTTATGAAGCATCAGATCCTCATGGTAATGATGCACACTTATAATTAGCTAAATAAAGACATACAATTACTTTAAGTTTTCACTATATGTATTCTATCTAATAAATGtgtttctaaagaaagaaaaaaaatacaatcccTTTACAGATACTCCCTAAACTTGCCTCTTCACTACgtttgtgaaaacaaaagtcATACACCCGCAGTGATTAAGTCCTAACCATGGAAACACTGCCTATTCCTCCTACCCACAACTCCTTTTCTAGTAGGAAATATCAAATTCACATTACCCTCTTGGCACTTATCATCTTCCATcttctttcttgaagaaaatCTGCTGCCATCCACTGCATTTCTTCCAAAAGATAATCATGGTGTGATTTGTGTCGTGGGGCCTCTTGGAGTTTGGGCAGACGTTTCAGAGACCATAAACCTGCTTTCCTGAGTGTTGTTATTCGctgcagaatttcattttccttcaagtAAGATCATTATTACTATTGCACAATACAAAAGCAAGACAGACACTGTGAAAAGCATTACACGAATAACCAATACAAATGATTCTGCAGTCCTTGCAGATATTCTACACCATCTGAAGTTTCACTTAATTTAGTATCTAATGAATAACCCATCTTGTGTAGATTATGTAAAACTCTATGAGGAACTTTGTTATTGGGCGGTGTTACATCAGATCTATAGAGAAGTTTGAGATGCACTGATACCCTCTCttgataactttattttttcctcctaaactACAGTATCTCTAAACGTCATCAGGAGAGCAGGCTTGATACAGTGAGAATTTTCATAAAACTGAAATGCCCTGCCAAATGGCAGATGGACAGAAAAAGTTCAAATACAATTTAGTTTATGGTCCTTTTTTTAACACATGCAAGcattctgcagctgctggtaaGTAAGCACAAGCAATACAAATTTTCATTGTGGTTTTACCTCCTTTAATCTAAATATGTTcca carries:
- the LOC118175067 gene encoding E1A-binding protein p400-like — translated: MVIFKSSFAGGMLPVPHMAQQISQEQNRQQNKPNSPSLHSSSTASHSKNLAFLWQENEILQRITTLRKAGLWSLKRLPKLQEAPRHKSHHDYLLEEMQWMAADFLQERRWKMISAKRLIISVHHYHEDLMLHKETCKKREEKRLKAIAAFTAREIECFWSTIKQVIDLKLQVELEERKRKVFNSQNTSKKEIRDSMIEKESLQEDVVLTDLLMPTAKKYMGDLADMAAVAEALLPKGSAQITTAVKSNTLSLLHGTLREYQKTGLEWLAKLRKMNLNGILADEAGLGKRVQVVAFFAHLACNEGNWGPILVISQNFNVPKWETGLKCWCPDLRILLYLGNPGELLKTRQEWIDPNNFYICVASCKQFFEDYEAFMKVQWRYLVLDERQNNLKEKHWDAVFSLHSNHCLLLMDTLLPTALKDLWTIACFLIPEISKFYLDFTKVASAERNEDHYQTVAIRLHRVVQSFILQRSKIHVEKQLARKYEHVLMCTLSNRQKSMYKDILSQPSS